The region CTTCCAAACATCATTTCTTCTTCAACACCCGATTACGATTACAGGAAAAGAGCGTATTGTTAAAGAATATCAAAAGGTAAATAAGCAAGGACACTATGACCGACTGAATCGTAAAATTTTAGATAAGATGTTGAAGTACGGGCAAGTGTATGAGTATGTGTATTTAGAAGGGAATAAAACAATTAAATCGAAACTTATAGATGCTAGTGAAGGTTTTCCTGTTTGGAACGATGATAATGAAATGATTGCATTTATACAGGCGTATATGGTAAATGGGATTGATTATTATATTGTGTATTCAGAGGATACAGTTGAAACATATGATAATAAAGGTGGAGAATTACGCTTAACTGGAAGATACGCAAACTTAAGTGGATTGCCGATTGTTTATAAAACAACGAATGAAGTCAATGATAACGAAGGTAAAAGTGAATTAGAAGATTGGATTAGTATTCTTGACAACATGGAAGACTTAATCAGTAAATATATGGATACTTTTTATAAGTTTATGGATCCGATTGCAGTTTCAATTGGTCAACAGTTGAAAGGTGAATTGCCTAGCGAGGTGGTCGGGAAGGGTATTAACCTTGATGACGGTGGCGAGTTTTACCTAGAACAAAATAAAACAGATTATCAAACATTCCAAACATTGTATAAAACATTGTTGCAAGCATTGTTAGATATATCGCAGACACCAGCCGTGAGTTTAAATAAGACAGATATAAGTAATTTGTCTGAAGTTTCGATCAAACTTTTATTCCAATTGGCAGAGATTAAAGCGTCAATAAATGAACAATATATGCGTGAAGGGATAGAACAGCGCTTTGAGAAGATTAGACGATTACTTGAATATAAAGGCGTAACGTTTACTGATGATGAATTTGATTCGTTAGGGCTTGTATTCCAGTATGCACTTCCAAGCAGCGATAAAGAAATTATCGAGAATATGAAATCGTTGCGTGAAATAGGTGGATTGAGTTTGCAAACGATGTTGGAACAGAATCCGTACGTACATGATGTTCAGCAAGAGATGATGAGATTAAAGGAAGAAAAAGGCACAATATCTAGTGGCAGTGAGAATAATTAGACACAAGATGTTGTGTTTAATGGAAATGTAGATGTGTAAAGTAAAAATACTTGACGATACTATATCCGCCTGCTCGCGCCTGTTATGAAATGGCGCAAAAAGCCAATTAAAAAAAGGTTGCAGGGCAGGGGCAGGCGGTCAAGTCCAAAATTTGGCTTGTTAAGCGCATAGATGGGTTGAAAAATGTAAAAAATTACATAAAATATGGTAAAAATTAGGGTAAAATATACTATAGTTTACATAATGCATCTTATAGGAAGCAATTCCCCATATAACAAACATTATCATGGCAACTGAAAAAGCATAAAACAATACCCCTAATTGCCAAAATTTGCCCGTAGCAAGTCATTTTACACACGCGCTAAAAAATTTCGGACGACTCTTGACACTTGTCGCTGGAAATCGGACGACTTCTTTTAATTCCATACCATCCAAAAACGTTGATATTTCAATACTTTTTGCACATTCACTATACATTCAAAAAATGCCTATAAATCAACGTTTTTTTAACATAGATGAAATATTGCTCGTTTCTATTGATTATTTTTTCGCTTTGCCTATGATGAATAAAATGAAAGGAAATGATGAATATGACAAATCTTCAACGTTTGCTTTTAGAAATTAAAGGCATTGATTTAGATCAAAACGAATTAACGGTATATTTAGATGAAAACGGTCTAAAAGCACACGATGAATATAATCCTCAATCGGCAACAAATAAACGCAACATATATAAAACTGCATTATCCATTCTTGAATCAATCGCAAACAATCCTTCTTTAATGAAAGTATACAAACTTGATGACATGACTGTTGCCGATTTTCATACTAATCTTATTAATCGTATTGACCAACTCGAAAGAAAAATTCGCAGCATGAAAACGGATGAAGATGAACAAAACGGAAACGTATTCATGTTGTTTAATTCGTAACGGAGTGACTGAAAATCACGCAGTGAGGGGGATGAAATATCATCCTCTTTTTTATGATGTTACCATTTTGGCGACATCATCTTTTTATGATGTTACTGGATAGGAGGTTAAAAAATGAATCCTTTTACAATAGATAATTCCGATTTTCAATTCCTTCTTGATACAGTCGGGGAAACGGTTAAGATAGATAATGTTGAGCAAAAAGCAATTGTAAATAATGCAAAAATCGGTGATTATGAAGAGAAATATATTTATACTCTTTCTAACATTCAACGTGGAAATTTAATTCTACACAATGAAAAAAAATATCTAATTGTGTCTGATATTACGGAAGGGAAACTGTATAAGAAAGCATTAATGCGGCATTGTAATTATACAATACAAATTCAAATAACGGAGAAGAGAATAATTGGATACAACGATTTCGGAGAGTCAATATACGAAACAGTGGTTGTTGGAGAAATTAATGTTTCATGTATCATTGATAAGTACACTTTCAAAATAGATGATTTTGCGCCTATTAGAGTGTCAGAAAATCAAATTATTGTTACGATGCAGGATAATGAAACAAATAAAAGTAAATTCACTGTAAATACGACATTTGAAGTGATGGGGGAAACATGGAAGGTTATCGATGTTGATATGACAAGGAATGGATTGCTTATTTTAACATGTGAATTATCATAAAATTTAGTATTGAAAACAGGGGATAAATTATGTATGATATATTGTAAGAAAAATTAAAGTCGTATGAGAAAATTTTTTGAATCAGAAAAAATCTTGCAGGAAAACTATTGATACATCGGTAGTTTTAAATATATTCCATTTAGTGCCATTTTAAGCACGACTCAAAATCGTGTGGGGTAGCCCCCCGTGTGGGTTCGACTCCCACCATCGGCATCATTAGTATCCGATAGTTCACGAACAAAAATCGTGAAACCCTTGATGCGACCGCGTTTGCGGTCGTTTTTCATTTTTGGGGAATCCCGAAAAAAAAAACGATAAAATCCGAAAAAATGTTGCACGAATTTTGCACCGCTATTTTGCATGATATAGATCATCCATGATTTGATCGAGGAGCATATTTTCCGCTTGTTCCAGCTCGTCCAAAATGTGCGAGTAGGTCTGCAATGTGATCCCTATATCCTTATGACCAAGACGCTTTGAAATATATTTGATGTTCGCTTTCGGTATAAAAGCATCGAAGCGTGCGTATGCCTCAAGGAATGCATCGTCACCTCTTTTAAGCCAAGTTTCCTGCACAACGTTTTTAGCGTTTTGT is a window of Geobacillus kaustophilus DNA encoding:
- a CDS encoding phage portal protein, with product MVKTLNLQQYIKGFYDGRNDWFIEEVQSVTNQQRIMNVMNLKDYLNGQHKILQKQPYMYNGKEFHPRKIILQYAKTLLNFQTSFLLQHPITITGKERIVKEYQKVNKQGHYDRLNRKILDKMLKYGQVYEYVYLEGNKTIKSKLIDASEGFPVWNDDNEMIAFIQAYMVNGIDYYIVYSEDTVETYDNKGGELRLTGRYANLSGLPIVYKTTNEVNDNEGKSELEDWISILDNMEDLISKYMDTFYKFMDPIAVSIGQQLKGELPSEVVGKGINLDDGGEFYLEQNKTDYQTFQTLYKTLLQALLDISQTPAVSLNKTDISNLSEVSIKLLFQLAEIKASINEQYMREGIEQRFEKIRRLLEYKGVTFTDDEFDSLGLVFQYALPSSDKEIIENMKSLREIGGLSLQTMLEQNPYVHDVQQEMMRLKEEKGTISSGSENN